CGTAAGCTGATCTCAAAAATATTGGATCCAAATCCTAACACCAGGATCTCTATATCCAAGATCATGCAAAATTCTTGGTTCCGTAAAGGTCTCCAATCCAGAACCACGAGAACTACTGCTGATTTGGTAAATGGCTTTACAAAGTTTAAGGAAGCAATTGTTGATGCAGATGCAACTGTTGACTTCACAGATAACTCCAACAGTATGGCAAACATGAAGGCTGAATTAGCAAAGCCTGTAAACCTGAATGCATTTGAAATAATCTCCCTTTCAGCTGGTTTTGACTTGTCAGGCTTGTTTGAAGACAATGATAAAAGGAAAGAATACAGGTTTACATCAAACCAACCAGCCAAGACCATCATCTCAAAGTTGGAGGAATTAGCCAAGCATCTGAAGCTGAAGGTGATGAAGAAGGATGGAGGAATTTTCAAATTGGAAGGATCAAAGACAGGCAGGAAAGGGACTTTGTCTATTGATGCAGAAATTTTTGAGGTGGCTCCAACTTTTCACTTGGTCGAGATGAAAAAGTCAAATGGAGACACACTGGAATATCAAAAGCTGATGAAGGAGGACATAAGGCCATCTCTTAAAGACATTGTTTGGACATGGCAGGGTGATGAGCCTCGACACGAGCAGCAAGAAGAGAATGCAGAGTGTCAGCTATCTCAGCTCCCACAATTAGATGTTCAACTGCCTTAAAGTTCATGCCGGAAAGTACATGTCTTTCCCGATTGTAACTAGTAATTTACTCCTACAATAGTTTGCTTTGGGAAATTGCCTCTATGACGCTTGCTCATTTAGATTAAGACACATTACCGTTTAGCATTATATTGTTCACGTATGTTTCTTCTTCAACCTCCCCATCGCTTTCTAAGAATTGCTGTTTACACAAGGGAATCATCATAAATCTTGACTTTTGACTTGTGATTTTTATGCATTACATATGCATTACATACCCACCAGTCAATAGTCAGGGTCAATTCTGCCAGATTACTCTTCTTTGCGCCAGTAGAGGACCAAAATAATCCATTCAGTCAATTGGCAGACATGCCCGAACACATCCAGTGCCCAAAAATTTAGAAGACTCCCCACTCCTTATTGGATGACATGCGGACAGCAGCtttttatttgagtttttGCTATGAGTTGAGATGTGTTAATTTACATATACAGGGAGGAATGAAATTCCTGCAATTTACCAAAACCAAACCCCACAAGTTGTATTAAGTTAGGAGAGGGCTAAACACATCACATGAAGACCATACACATTTGCATATTGACCGGATGTAACAGCTATGCACCTGGTGCCCAAGTTATATAGATACTCGAGCAGTGTGATATCTTTTCTGAAACCATGCAATCAAATAGGAAATATATCACACTGCTCCCACTTCCCAATTGGATACTTGTCCGCATAATTACAAGACAAATCAGTGATCGGTGTTTGATTCAGCAATCTATTCTAACGGATATAGAGCGTATCTATTACGTGGAAAACTGGCCAAAATCATTTTCATACTTCGTTAAGCGGCTCTCTTTGTCCCAGGTAGATGAGAAACAAAAGATATTAGTCCTGTTAACATCAATTATACCAGACAACAGAGCATGCGCGCTATTGAAAGTTTCTATCATGCTAAAGTAAATCTCCCTTATACAGAAAAGAAGGAAGATACAATGCAGTCCAGTATTCTGAACTCTCCTCCAAAAGAGGGTGTTTCCCTCTTCAGAACAGAAGGTGTATTCAAGTCCTCATACTCtgattttccttctttttctttttctatctaATCATATGACCAAAGAGACTGTACATCTGGGGGGGTATACAGGCCTCCAATGTGGGGTTTGCTGATTGGAGAGTTTCCAACACCATCTCGTGCACCCTGCACAGTCCAGTCATTTCTGCAAAAGAACCAACAGACAGAAACGAACACACCAAGTTACTGCTAGAAAGAAACTCCTAATAAAAGCAACCAAAATCCCAAGGAGAAGACTACTACAGCAGCATATGGCACCTCGGAAACATACATCATAATTCACTTATAACAAGCAAACATTATCCATTGGATGTCATACTCGGACCAACtgaacaaaatgaaaataaaattgaaagcaaCAAAAGAGTGACCTGTGAGTTGCTCAGTTAATATTTCTATCACTCATGCGCTAATGTTTCTactatgtttcattcatcaaaaaaaataaaaaagaattcaagaaaaagattCTATgagattgttttattttttcggttttttctttttcgggTTGGTGGGGACAGACAAGGAATGATGTAGCTAACTTCAACTTCCGGAAATAAACTTTTCCATTTCGAATTGAACACAAATGAATGTGCACTTCAAAGTAAcaaattttcatctttattttcagCTACATTTATCTGAGTCCAAGGTCCAGCCCATTAAATAATGTTGTGATAATCAGTGAACCCATTTCCTGGAAGCAGAAACCAAGAGAGAGAAGTACAGAACAGAGTAAGGGTTGTTAAGCTTACTTAGCCCAAGAATTAGCAGCAAAGAGCTCAAATTGATGGTTGGCAGCAGAACCACTTGAATTTCCAAAAATCAGGCCATTCTGAACAGCTTCCTCCTTAGGCTTGAgaagaatttgattttctggACTTGAAGTTGGCGCAAATGAAGTTTTTGGCAACCACGGACCATCAACAATAGCAGGAACACATGTATTAAATGTTCCACCACTCTGAGAATTTCCAAATACAACATTCTGCGAAGGATGGCTGGGAGAAATGCCTTGCTCATCTTTCTTGAACAGTGACGCCATTGTTTTATGAGGTGCTGGGTGAATATTGTCTTCCTTGTTTGGCAAGTTCATATCCGGATGCAAAAGCCAGCTGACATGCCCACCAACTAAACCAAGACCATCCTGGCCAAGAGGAGAGCTATTCCACATCTGCCATGTTCCATTATCATTAATGCTGTTGCCATTATCTTGACCTTTCGGAGTActggggaaaagaaaagaagtggCATGCCTCTCCTCAGATACTCGTGATCGAGACATTGGAGATGCAATTGGCGATAGCTTGGTAACTTCAGAGGGCGCAGGTTTAGTCTTCACAGCACATGGTTTTTCAAATCCTGTGTCAGTTACAAAACCCAGATCCAGCTGAAAGTTATCAAGTGATTCTGAAACAGGCCCAAGCAAGGATATTGGATCTGGAACGTAACAAGGGTCTTCAAAAATCTCTGATTCCTCAGGTAAAAATTGATGTGGCGAATCTCCCATTTTAGAAAGCATGGTTTCAGAGGATAACGGAAGAACTGTACTGCTGCTACTTGATTCAAAAGGAAAAGCAGGTAAACTAAATGGTGATGGTAGCCCGAAATTGATAGGGTTGTCAAATGACTGTGTTGAGGCAGGATGACCAGAAAAGGGTGCACTCTGAACTTCTGCTTTATGCTTCCCTGTTGGCCTGCTTATGACATTTGAAGTGGGAGGAGAAATAGCAGATGAACGAGTGAATAATTGATGCCATGATTTTTTAGGGGCTGTACATGGTTGCGATTCAATGAGCACCTGTAATAAAATCACTGTCATTAGACACTAATAGTTACTGCATAACTTTCTCTCTACAATACTAGGACAAGCCtgtcaaccaaattttcatgtaGACTTAAAGCATTGAATTAAGGAGTTTCAATAGAATCAGATTCCAGTTTGTGaatatattgtataattgCCCAACATTAGCAGAAGTAATGTTGCATGATAGCTTTATGGATGATATAACTAAAACCGCAAACCAAACTGAACTTTTTGAGAACATACTACTACTAAGTTATTCACAGACtgccccccccccacccccccagcacacacacacacacacatcaaaagaaaaagaaaaaaagaagaaataaaaaaatacaaaaaaaagaatgaacaGATGAAACAACTTACAGGGCGGTTAGCACTCTTATCATCTCCATTTACTATTGATCTCCCTGACACCCGATCTGGTTGCATAATTTCTTTCCTATATGTGGAAGTTTGAGCATTTTCTACCAATGTGTTAGGTTTGGGTTCTCTTGAAACAGTAGAAGTGTTGATACTCTTTCCGAAAAAGCCACCTCCAGTGAATGCTCTGGAAGAAGATAAAAAGGTGCCCCTCATGCGATCCAAGTACCTTGTCCCAGCATTCCCTCGGTTAAGGCTGTTTGCAGCAGCACCCTTAAACCCATGCCCTGGTTCTGTGCCATGTGCTTTCATACTTTCAGGTGTAGTTCTGTTTTGCTCCCGTCTTTCACTTTCACTCTTCTTGTTTCGATCACTTTCCTTGCTTACTCTCTTTTCCAACTGCTCAGCATCAGAGTTGCTTTTACTTGATCCTctatctttttccttctttctttcctGACGTTTCCTTTCAGATTCTTTTTTACTATCTCTTTCCTTGGCACGAGGGGACCCTTTTCCACGTTCTTTTTCAGCTTCCATTTTCTCATCTCGTAATCTCCGTCGTTCTTCAACCAACCTTGCAACCTCTTCTCTCTGCTTtctttcctcctcctccaGCAGCTCCTTCTCTAATCTAGCCTGCCTTTTCTCCTCAGCTTTTCTGCGAGCTTTCTCTCCTCTACTCTCTTGACCATTTCCACCATTTTCGCCTCGATTATCCAACATCCCTCTGCGTTCTGCATCAGCTGAAGCATCATCTCTGGAAGAACTAATCCTAAAAATCTTTCTCCAGAGCCACATGATACACAGGAAAAATGCTGTTACTGCTCTGCAAGCGAAAATAAGAACACGAGAATAAGACTTCTCTGTCAAACAATGGTCATCATCTCCACCAAATAAGCCACCACCATTCTGCTTCCAATAACTCGATTTCCCAGCATAAGACCCACCACCCCAATTTCCATTATCGAGCCAATCCTGTCCACACATCCACCCATTATCTGACCAAGCTTTCCCATTCAATATCTTCCCACCTTTGCCCACTAGATCTTTCAAAATCCCTGAATTACCCATCCCTGGAGGCACAGGCAAATCCAGAACTGGCCTCTTAGAAATATGGCCGCAGTAAGAGCACATAAACTTACCCCCACCAGGATTCTGATCCCGATACGCAGTCAAACAATTCCTACACCTCCGGGTGGCAGTCTTCCTCAATTTCTGCATCTCAATAGCCTCAAACCTCTTCCTCTCCCTAAGCCTAGCATTCCTCCTGACTCGCCATGCTGACAACTGAGGCATCAGAACCTCATACCAGAACAGGGTTA
The nucleotide sequence above comes from Sesamum indicum cultivar Zhongzhi No. 13 linkage group LG11, S_indicum_v1.0, whole genome shotgun sequence. Encoded proteins:
- the LOC105174645 gene encoding stress response protein NST1 is translated as MCILCVIQKWSRRIATMLPWLVIPLIGLWALSQLLPPAFRFEITSPRLACVLVLLVTLFWYEVLMPQLSAWRVRRNARLRERKRFEAIEMQKLRKTATRRCRNCLTAYRDQNPGGGKFMCSYCGHISKRPVLDLPVPPGMGNSGILKDLVGKGGKILNGKAWSDNGWMCGQDWLDNGNWGGGSYAGKSSYWKQNGGGLFGGDDDHCLTEKSYSRVLIFACRAVTAFFLCIMWLWRKIFRISSSRDDASADAERRGMLDNRGENGGNGQESRGEKARRKAEEKRQARLEKELLEEEERKQREEVARLVEERRRLRDEKMEAEKERGKGSPRAKERDSKKESERKRQERKKEKDRGSSKSNSDAEQLEKRVSKESDRNKKSESERREQNRTTPESMKAHGTEPGHGFKGAAANSLNRGNAGTRYLDRMRGTFLSSSRAFTGGGFFGKSINTSTVSREPKPNTLVENAQTSTYRKEIMQPDRVSGRSIVNGDDKSANRPVLIESQPCTAPKKSWHQLFTRSSAISPPTSNVISRPTGKHKAEVQSAPFSGHPASTQSFDNPINFGLPSPFSLPAFPFESSSSSTVLPLSSETMLSKMGDSPHQFLPEESEIFEDPCYVPDPISLLGPVSESLDNFQLDLGFVTDTGFEKPCAVKTKPAPSEVTKLSPIASPMSRSRVSEERHATSFLFPSTPKGQDNGNSINDNGTWQMWNSSPLGQDGLGLVGGHVSWLLHPDMNLPNKEDNIHPAPHKTMASLFKKDEQGISPSHPSQNVVFGNSQSGGTFNTCVPAIVDGPWLPKTSFAPTSSPENQILLKPKEEAVQNGLIFGNSSGSAANHQFELFAANSWAKNDWTVQGARDGVGNSPISKPHIGGLYTPPDVQSLWSYD